The following are from one region of the Atribacterota bacterium genome:
- a CDS encoding Hsp33 family molecular chaperone HslO translates to MEKYRDYVLRAVVEGTPVTVYVASSKHLVEAARRLHGTSPVATAALGRALTLVGIMGVVLSEGQRVSLQICCRGPLRGIFVQGNWKGEVRGYVSQPLLIVPSREDGKLNVETAVGEGSQLIVVRDLGFGKPWVGSVEMPRGGIAYDLAYYFTLSEQLPTACSAGVYVGTQGEVLSAGGFMVHTPSGTDEGVVKKLEQNVLQLQPVSLEFFGGKSPEDLLAELLWGLSYRLVGKSPLLYRCSCSMERAKHVLLLLGKEEIQGLLQREGLGEVRCAFCNQVYLFTREELKSLLEEAE, encoded by the coding sequence ATGGAAAAATACAGGGATTATGTCCTGCGGGCTGTAGTTGAAGGTACACCGGTGACGGTCTATGTGGCGTCGTCGAAACATCTTGTGGAGGCGGCTCGAAGGCTTCATGGGACAAGTCCTGTGGCCACCGCTGCGCTGGGGAGGGCTCTTACCCTGGTGGGAATTATGGGTGTGGTTTTATCGGAGGGTCAGCGAGTTTCATTACAGATTTGCTGCCGAGGGCCCCTCCGGGGAATTTTCGTTCAGGGTAACTGGAAAGGTGAAGTACGAGGGTACGTCTCCCAGCCTCTTTTGATTGTACCATCCCGAGAAGATGGAAAATTGAACGTCGAGACGGCGGTAGGGGAAGGGTCGCAGCTCATCGTGGTTCGGGATCTCGGTTTTGGAAAACCCTGGGTGGGAAGCGTGGAAATGCCTCGGGGAGGAATTGCCTATGACCTGGCCTATTATTTCACGCTTTCAGAACAACTGCCCACGGCCTGTAGTGCTGGTGTTTATGTGGGAACTCAGGGAGAAGTCCTTTCAGCTGGTGGTTTTATGGTTCACACTCCTTCGGGAACCGATGAGGGAGTCGTGAAGAAGCTCGAGCAAAATGTTCTCCAGTTGCAACCGGTGAGTTTAGAGTTCTTTGGAGGGAAAAGCCCGGAGGATCTTTTGGCTGAACTTTTGTGGGGTCTCTCCTACCGGCTCGTAGGGAAGAGTCCTCTTCTTTACCGCTGTTCTTGCTCCATGGAGCGGGCAAAACACGTGCTTCTTCTTTTGGGAAAAGAGGAAATCCAGGGATTGCTCCAGAGAGAGGGTTTGGGCGAAGTGCGGTGTGCTTTTTGTAACCAGGTTTATCTCTTTACCAGAGAAGAACTGAAATCTTTATTGGAAGAAGCCGAGTAG
- the udp gene encoding uridine phosphorylase → MSYYAYHLALREEDFGGVTLVITPGDPERCEKIASAIGPFQVLAFHREFKSVLVSGRKGKVLVVSSGIGGASLSIMVEELARLGVKVFLRVGTCGAIQEHISVGDLIVSEGAVRMDGVSEHYAPIAYPACADFELVRYLKNACEDLGYRYHIGVTCSSATFYPGQERYDTFTGYVLRDLQGSFKEWQKLGILNYEMEVATLFTMTRVFGLRAGAICGVLVNRVQNEQVSLEAMEEVEWKLAQVARLTAERILEGGL, encoded by the coding sequence ATGAGTTATTATGCCTATCATTTGGCTCTACGTGAGGAAGACTTTGGGGGAGTTACCCTGGTTATCACTCCTGGAGATCCAGAACGATGTGAGAAGATTGCCTCTGCAATTGGTCCTTTTCAGGTGTTGGCTTTCCACCGGGAGTTTAAGAGTGTTCTCGTTTCGGGAAGAAAGGGTAAGGTTCTGGTGGTTTCTTCTGGAATTGGGGGTGCTTCGCTGAGTATTATGGTGGAGGAGCTTGCACGACTGGGGGTAAAAGTATTTTTGCGGGTTGGAACCTGTGGTGCCATTCAAGAACATATTTCTGTAGGGGATCTCATCGTCAGTGAAGGGGCGGTGCGCATGGATGGGGTTTCAGAACACTATGCACCAATTGCCTATCCGGCTTGTGCTGATTTCGAGCTGGTCCGGTATTTGAAAAATGCTTGTGAAGATTTGGGATACCGGTATCATATAGGTGTCACTTGTTCTTCGGCTACTTTTTATCCTGGTCAGGAACGGTACGACACCTTTACCGGTTATGTGTTGAGGGATTTACAAGGGAGTTTCAAGGAATGGCAAAAGTTAGGGATTCTGAATTATGAGATGGAAGTGGCGACGCTTTTTACCATGACCCGGGTCTTTGGCCTTCGGGCTGGAGCAATCTGTGGAGTTCTGGTAAACCGAGTACAAAACGAACAGGTTTCTTTGGAAGCGATGGAAGAAGTGGAATGGAAATTGGCCCAAGTGGCAAGGCTCACTGCAGAGCGGATTCTTGAAGGAGGTTTATAA